Below is a genomic region from Bacillus mycoides.
TATGGGGATAGGAGAGAGAATGTAAAATAACCTCCTCTTAGTGAGGAGGTTATTTTATTTGAAATTCCAAGAGACCTTCAATCTCAATATTTTAGATAGAAGAAAATAGCTAATTATGCTTGTTCCGAACAAACCAATGTAAAAATTAAGCAACGAATGGGTCCCACCAATTATTAAACCACCGCTAATTCCAATACAGAAAATAGCGCAGACCATAAATGTTTTTTGAAGCTTTGGATATAGTAAGAAACTACCATTCCGCTCATTGACTGAACGAACATATAAATATATACCGAGTGGTAATAAAATAATTATATTTACAATAGGTCCAATCAATGTTTTTACTGAAGGAATTTTTGTAAAGTTTGGTTCATTATGACGCACTCCATCAGGATCGGTATAGGCATTTTGCGGATTATAATCAAATCTAATATGAAAATCTTCTGCTGGACCTGAAATGCGTATGTTTTCCATAACACGATGCATATTGCCATTGTCCTCATGAAAGTCAGTATTCGAGTGAACAGCGATGACTGCTGAGATAAGGGATGGAAATAACAATGGAAACATGAATATAGCTGCAGTGAGAAGTCCCTGCGAGAGAATATTCCCAGTAATTGTTCCTATACATAAAGCAAGTGTATAAATAGCAATTAATACAATTAACATGTATATAAAATAAGAATGAAATGGGGAAAATACTTGATACTTATTATGAAAAGTTGTTTTTTTCATAATGGCGAATAGTCCCCAGTTTAATACGATGATTGCTGCAATGTTGCAGATTCCAAACAACCACTTTGTTATATAGAGGTGTGAACGTTTAAAGGGCATAGACCACAACAAGTCACTAGAGTTATTTTGTCTTTCCCATCCGATTAATGTGCAGGCTAGAACGATAAGTACACTACCTAATAATATGACAGGGTCTATAAGTGTTAAATCAAAGTGGTAATGATATACATAGTTCCACTGTTTATTTTCTTTTAGAAAGTATAGCTGTTGAATAGAAGCCATATAGTATTTATATGATAAAGTATAGAAGCTAACGAACCAAAACAACCACACAACATATTTACTTTGTTGATATGTTCTTAGCCATAGTGCTTTTTGAAACATAGGCCCCCTCCTTTAAAAAACTTTATAATTTGTTAGACGTGATAGTACAACATAAGTAATGATTCCAGCGAGAAGCAAACTGATGTAATAGTTAAGTAAGAAATTAAATTGATTTATTTTATAGCCACCTAGTAATGCAAAATAAATGGTTGTCCCCCATATCCATATTCGTAAATGTTTTTGGAAAATAAATATCTTTTGACTATTTTCATTTGGAGAACGTTTGTATAAATATGTGCCAAGTATTAAGTAAAATATTGTATAGAAAATAGGGACTAACATGGATTTAGCCGAATAGTACCTATAAGATGCTGGATCTCTTAAAGTGGTTGAATCGTTTTCTTTTTCAAGTGATTTTGGATCATAATCGTAATAAATAGAAAAATTATATATTGGTGCAACTATATTTGTTTTATTATTTATTTCAGAAAGACTTTCATATAAGGAAGAATTTCTATTATTCTGAGCATCTAAATGATTTATTGTAAAATTGTATAGTAATGAAATAAATGTAAGACCCATTAGTAACCAAGGAATACAAAAAACGATTTGTGAAACAACGCTTCCAGTAAAGGCACCAATACATAATGCAGCTGTATATACTGCAACATATGAAACAATTGCATAAAGAAAGTATCGATGAAATGGTTCGAATGATTGATAATCCAAATGAATTGTTGTTCTATAAATAAAGTACATAACAATCCAGTTTACAAGAAGAGACCCCACAATCCAGAATGAACCGAAAGCCCATTTAGATAAGAAAACATCTTTTCTTTTAAATGGCATTGTCATAAGTAGTGCATTAGACTGGTTGCTACGTTCCCATCCTATTAATAGACAAGCAATAGAAATAATAAGAATAGTTATCGAAAAACTATTACCTGTATTTGACGAAAAAACATAATCATAATAAAACGTTCCCTTTTCATGTAATTTATAATAATTAGCAAGTTGTTGCTGAGCTGCTTTATAGTATCCGAAAGATAGAAGATAAAGAGTATAAAAGAAGAACAGTAGTACAGCATATTTCCCGCGTTTCCAATTCCACATCCACAACGCCTTATGAAACATACCCATCCTCCTCAAGTGTCGTAACGAAGACATCTTCAAGTGACATTGATAATTCTTCAATGAGTATTGGTTGCTCTTTATAAAACTTCTCCAGTGTTGTAGCCACATTTTCCTCAATTAAGATTGTATATACTTTTCCTGTTTGGTTTAATATTTTAATATTGCTTAAGTTTTCTAGTTTTTGAGGTAATGAACGTTCATAAGCAACTTGTATTTTGGCAAATCGTGATTTTGCATCATCTAGTGATGTAATAGAATCTACTGTATGTCCTTTTAAAATAATGATTGTATCGGCAATTTTTTCAACTTCATCTAAATGGTGAGTGGAGATGAAAATTGTAATTTCTTTTTCTGCCACTTCTTCAACGAGAAATTGTAGAATCTGTCTTTTGACGATAGGATCAAGTCCGTTTGTCGGTTCATCTAAAATGACATATTCTGCTTTTGCAGCGAAAGCTAAAATGATCGCAAGCAGTGCTTTCATTCCTTTTGAGTAACTACGAATACGTTTGTTTGGTAAATTAAAACGTTCTAATATTTCATAAAAATATTGTTCATCAAATGCTGTATAAACCGCTTTATAAAACTTTACGATTTCTTTTACTGTATATCCGTTCAGTATGTTAGTAGAGTCTGGAACGTATACAACTTTTTGTTTAATTTCAGGATGCATATGAACATCTGTATTCTCATATGTAACAGTTCCTTCATCGGGGTCTAAAATGCCGACCATCGTTCGTAATAAAGTTGTTTTCCCCGCACCGTTTCTTCCGAGCAATCCGACGATACTACCTTTTTGTAATGTGAAAGAAACATCGTCTAAAATCGTTTGGTTATCAATTGTTTTCTTCAAGTTTGTCACTTTCAACATCTGTATTTCCTCCAATCTCTTTATAGTATGAATCTATCCAATCGTGAATTTTATCTTTCGTAATCCCAAGATAAGAGGCTTCTAGTAATAATTGATGAAATTGCTTTTCAACCATAGCGATTTTCCTTTCGTCTAATGTTGGGGTAATCGATTGGGCTACAAATGTTCCTTTTCCTCGTAATGTTTCAATAATCCCTTGTCGCTCTAATTCTTGATAAGCTTTACTTACTGTATTTGGATTTATAACGAGCAAAGAAGCAAGCTCGCGTACAGAAGGAAGTTTATCACTTGGAGCTAACATATTTTTTAGTACGAGCTCTTTTATATTTTGAACAATTTGTTCCCATATCGGAGTGTTGCTTCTTGGATCAAGTTGAATATGCAAGAGCAATGTCTCCTTCCTGATGAGTATTAAGTGTACTACTACGTGTAATACACTTAATACAATATAGGCAAGGAATTTATTTGTCAACTGAAAATAATAGAAAAATATGGTATTAAAAATGTATAAATTGGAAAAAATAAGTTTGATATAGAATGGAGGGTTAGTCATGAAGCGAGTTTTTGGAATACTTGTTTGTTTCATGTTATTGCTTTCTGGTACTTCAGTTAGTTTCGCACAATCTGAGAAAACGAAGCAGGAAAAAACAGAAGAAACCACGCCGAAGTTAGCGGAACAAGCGTCGTCAGCGATCGTAATTGAGCAAGATACAGGTAAAGTTTTGTTTGATAAAAATCCGAATGAAAAGTTACCACCTGCTAGTATGACAAAGATTATGACAATGCTATTAATTATGGAACAAGTTGAAAAAGGAAAACTAAAACTAAACGATAAAGTTAGAGCGAGTGAACACGCAGCTTCAATGGGCGGATCACAAATTTTTCTAGAACCTGGGGAAGAGATGACTGTAAATGAAATGTTAAAGGGCATTGCAATTGCATCTGGAAATGATGCATCGGTTGCAGTAGCTGAGCATATCGCTGGTTCAGAAGAAGGTTTCGTAAATATGATGAACAAAAAAGCGAAAGATCTAGGATTGAAAAATACACATTTTCAAAATCCGACAGGTCTTCCAGCGAAAGATCATTATTCTACAGCGAATGATATGGCTATTATGGCGAAAGAGTTGATGAAGTATCCACTTATTCGAAAATACACAGGTAAATATGAAGACTATTTACGTGAAAATACGGATAAGAAGTTTTGGCTTGTTAATACGAATAAGCTAGTACGTTTTTATCCTGGAGTAGATGGAGTGAAAACAGGCTTTACGACAGAAGCGAAATATTGTTTAACGGCATCGGCTGAGAAAAATGGTATGCGTGTTATTTCAGTTGTAATGGGAGCACCTACATCAAAAGAGCGGAACAATCAAGTAACGAAGCTTCTTGATTAT
It encodes:
- a CDS encoding ABC transporter permease subunit codes for the protein MFQKALWLRTYQQSKYVVWLFWFVSFYTLSYKYYMASIQQLYFLKENKQWNYVYHYHFDLTLIDPVILLGSVLIVLACTLIGWERQNNSSDLLWSMPFKRSHLYITKWLFGICNIAAIIVLNWGLFAIMKKTTFHNKYQVFSPFHSYFIYMLIVLIAIYTLALCIGTITGNILSQGLLTAAIFMFPLLFPSLISAVIAVHSNTDFHEDNGNMHRVMENIRISGPAEDFHIRFDYNPQNAYTDPDGVRHNEPNFTKIPSVKTLIGPIVNIIILLPLGIYLYVRSVNERNGSFLLYPKLQKTFMVCAIFCIGISGGLIIGGTHSLLNFYIGLFGTSIISYFLLSKILRLKVSWNFK
- a CDS encoding ABC transporter permease subunit — protein: MFHKALWMWNWKRGKYAVLLFFFYTLYLLSFGYYKAAQQQLANYYKLHEKGTFYYDYVFSSNTGNSFSITILIISIACLLIGWERSNQSNALLMTMPFKRKDVFLSKWAFGSFWIVGSLLVNWIVMYFIYRTTIHLDYQSFEPFHRYFLYAIVSYVAVYTAALCIGAFTGSVVSQIVFCIPWLLMGLTFISLLYNFTINHLDAQNNRNSSLYESLSEINNKTNIVAPIYNFSIYYDYDPKSLEKENDSTTLRDPASYRYYSAKSMLVPIFYTIFYLILGTYLYKRSPNENSQKIFIFQKHLRIWIWGTTIYFALLGGYKINQFNFLLNYYISLLLAGIITYVVLSRLTNYKVF
- a CDS encoding ABC transporter ATP-binding protein; translated protein: MLKVTNLKKTIDNQTILDDVSFTLQKGSIVGLLGRNGAGKTTLLRTMVGILDPDEGTVTYENTDVHMHPEIKQKVVYVPDSTNILNGYTVKEIVKFYKAVYTAFDEQYFYEILERFNLPNKRIRSYSKGMKALLAIILAFAAKAEYVILDEPTNGLDPIVKRQILQFLVEEVAEKEITIFISTHHLDEVEKIADTIIILKGHTVDSITSLDDAKSRFAKIQVAYERSLPQKLENLSNIKILNQTGKVYTILIEENVATTLEKFYKEQPILIEELSMSLEDVFVTTLEEDGYVS
- a CDS encoding GntR family transcriptional regulator, encoding MHIQLDPRSNTPIWEQIVQNIKELVLKNMLAPSDKLPSVRELASLLVINPNTVSKAYQELERQGIIETLRGKGTFVAQSITPTLDERKIAMVEKQFHQLLLEASYLGITKDKIHDWIDSYYKEIGGNTDVESDKLEENN
- the dacF gene encoding serine-type D-Ala-D-Ala carboxypeptidase DacF is translated as MKRVFGILVCFMLLLSGTSVSFAQSEKTKQEKTEETTPKLAEQASSAIVIEQDTGKVLFDKNPNEKLPPASMTKIMTMLLIMEQVEKGKLKLNDKVRASEHAASMGGSQIFLEPGEEMTVNEMLKGIAIASGNDASVAVAEHIAGSEEGFVNMMNKKAKDLGLKNTHFQNPTGLPAKDHYSTANDMAIMAKELMKYPLIRKYTGKYEDYLRENTDKKFWLVNTNKLVRFYPGVDGVKTGFTTEAKYCLTASAEKNGMRVISVVMGAPTSKERNNQVTKLLDYAFGQYMTKKLYTRGEKIKTVQVGKGKEEKVDLVASDNVSLLMKKGENMDKVKQEVIAEKKVKAPIKKGDALGTLVIKRDKDVLLKQTIVAKEDVEAASWWELFKRSFGMFSTSK